A region from the Lolium perenne isolate Kyuss_39 chromosome 4, Kyuss_2.0, whole genome shotgun sequence genome encodes:
- the LOC139839061 gene encoding protein ALP1-like gives METISRYFQQVLYAIGELRGEMIKPASMNTSTKIKNSYRWFPYFRDCIGAIDGTHVTAKVPRSMSAAFRGRNHYTSQNVLAAVDFDMRFTYVLAGWEGSAHDASILADSLSRPDGLQIAEGKFYLGDAGHACRPGILHPFRKTRYHLNEFSAKHQLLNARELFNLRHSSLRVTIER, from the exons ATGGAGACTATCTCTCGGTACTTCCAGCAGGTGTTGTACGCAATTGGGGAGCTCAGAGGTGAAATGATCAAGCCAGCATCAATGAACACATCAACCAAGATCAAGAACAGCTACAGGTGGTTCCCCTATTTCAGG GATTGCATTGGGGCTATTGATGGTACTCATGTCACTGCAAAGGTACCGAGATCAATGTCTGCAGCATTCCGCGGGAGGAATCACTACACCAGCCAAAACGTGCTAGCAGCTGTAGATTTCGATATGAGGTTCACCTACGTGCTTGCTGGGTGGGAGGGTTCAGCTCATGATGCGAGCATCCTGGCCGACAGCTTGTCAAGGCCTGATGGGTTGCAAATCGCTGAGGGTAAGTTCTACCTTGGAGATGCTGGACATGCATGCCGGCCTGGAATTCTACAtccattcaggaaaacaaggtaccACCTCAACGAGTTCTCTGCGAAGCACCAACTTCTGAATGCGAGAGAGTTGTTCAATCTTAGACACTCAAGCCTTAGAGTCACCATTGagaggtga